A genomic stretch from Oncorhynchus tshawytscha isolate Ot180627B linkage group LG07, Otsh_v2.0, whole genome shotgun sequence includes:
- the zgc:113184 gene encoding uncharacterized protein zgc:113184, with protein MEEAYTELYREFLRLRSLCLKQAALLQQLTETLRRQRGEAPVPDGQPSVMAPIPVQCTQGSLGSLPARPETPMVPTHNPAAHRGGIVLSGAFGSLSDLLEGDLGRLRLDFAHPGTERNAVLKAAPLRPLDLPGGNNGEVAPSSVSGDSKQAGRFWVDDTTRQMFRMPSACGSFLDSEFLSQTGGMMLMSEVTMQSQVCDFCNAVFPGYTTTRGDFLRHLHTHIS; from the exons ATGGAGGAGGCGTACACAGAGCTGTACAGGGAGTTCCTCCGATTGCGCTCGCTATGTCTGAAGCAGGCTGCTCTACTCCAGCAACTCACAGAGACACTGAGGAGACAGCGAG GAGAAGCCCCTGTTCCTGATGGACAACCCAGCGTAATGGCACCAATCCCAGTCCAGTGCACCCAGGGTAGCCTGGGGTCTCTCCCTGCACGGCCAGAAACCCCAATGGTACCAACACACAACCCTGCTGCACACCGTGGCGGTATAGTCCTATCTGGGGCCTTTGGCTCACTCTCTGATCTCCTGGAGGGGGATTTGGGCAGACTACGGCTGGACTTTGCTCATCCAGGGACAGAAAGGAATGCGGTCCTCAAAGCCGCTCCCCTCAGGCCTCTGGATCTACCTGGGGGTAATAATGGAGAGGTGGCACCCTCCAGTGTCTCTGGGGACTCGAAGCAAGCAGGTCGATTTTGGGTTGATGATACGACCCGACAAATGTTCCGG ATGCCCTCTGCGTGTGGCTCCTTCTTGGACAGTGAGTTCCTGAGCCAGACCGGGGGAATGATGCTGATGTCAGAGGTGACAATGCAGTCTCAGGTGTGTGACTTCTGCAATGCTGTGTTCCCTGGCTACACCACCACCAGGGGGGACTTCCTgcgccacctccacacacacatcagctaA